TGTTAATGAGCTGACGACCCGCGATGCTGCATCGGCGGCCATGCTCCAACAGCAGGGCAAGATGGCTTACCTGATCATTGACGAAGGTATCCGGAAAAGTCTCAGGCAGATCGAAGGCTACTTCTATCTCGAACTCGTAAAGGGAGGCGCCACACTCAAAGAGCTTGCCGCAGCTATTGGTGTTCCTGCAGATGCCCTCGAGGCAACAGTTGCAAAGTACAACACGGCTTTTGAAACGAAGAACGATGCTGAATTCAAGCGGTCAGACATGCCCCGCCCCATCAAGACTCCGAAGTTTTACGCTATTGGGGTGCAACCGGGCATTCATTACACAATGGGTGGGCTCAAAATCGATAACCAGACCCGGGTAATTGATAAAGACGGCAAACCCATTTCGGGTCTCTACGCAGCCGGTGAAGTCACAGGTGGCATTCATGGGGCAAATCGTCTTGGCGGCAACTCCATCTCAGAGACGATTACTTTCGGACGGATAGCCGGTGCAAGTGCAGGAAAGGCTGTGCTGAACAAGTAGCCAGGAAGCCAGGAGGAGCCCTTCATCCGCCTCCTGGCTGACGCTAATCAAGGGCTCCATTTTGCTGCCATCTTTTCCGTCTTCACGATTGTAAAGATGATCTTAAGCCCCTGGAAGGAGCGGAGAGCGTGGAACGTAGAGTGATTTTGGTTGGGTTTTTTCAACTCAAAACTCAACACTGCTTATAAAACTTGGCTTGGTCCGACCCCAATCACTAAGCGCTTATGCAATTTAGGGTTGATTATACCCTCGTTATTAACATATTATATTCAAAAGGAGAGCAAATTGACACTACGAGAGGTGCAGGAGATACTTGAAGCAGAAGTTTTTTTTGGGCACGATCAGTTGGGCATGGAGGTAAAGACTGCATTTGGCGCTGATTTGATGAGTGACGTTCTGGCTTTTGCAAAAGCGGGAAGTCTTTTGCTGACTGGCCTGACGAATCCTCAGATTGTCCGTACATCTGATGTTCTCGATATTGCAGCCATTATCATAGTTCGTGGAAAGCGTCCTTTACCCGAAACTATCCGGCTTGCAGAAGAACTGAATATCCCAATCCTGGGAACAAAATATATCCTCTTTGAAACCGTTGGCAGGTTATACACGAAAGGAATTGTCGGTTGTATAGAAAAGGTCAGCGACAAACGTGATTTCTCATGAAACCGTAGTCTATGAGAACTCATTTTCCTTAGAAGGGAGGACCTTTAAAAACGCCGGATACGTCTCCAGGCAGGTCAAAACCTTGCTGCAGAGAATGAAGCTTTCCAAAGAAGTAGTCAGGCGGGCTGCCATAGTCA
Above is a window of Pseudomonadota bacterium DNA encoding:
- a CDS encoding DRTGG domain-containing protein, which codes for MTLREVQEILEAEVFFGHDQLGMEVKTAFGADLMSDVLAFAKAGSLLLTGLTNPQIVRTSDVLDIAAIIIVRGKRPLPETIRLAEELNIPILGTKYILFETVGRLYTKGIVGCIEKVSDKRDFS